A window of Mobula hypostoma chromosome 7, sMobHyp1.1, whole genome shotgun sequence genomic DNA:
tgaagaatccttctacatctgagtggccaaggacagacagaaatggaggaccttcattgctgccctaaatgccagcaatataatgggcagtaagtaaacaGAAGGACCCAGGGAAACAAAATAGGGAATGGCTTGTAAAGTTAGACGATCAGGAGAGGAGGCTAATATACATGTGGCCATAtattttccatttggtttgcttcCCACGAAGCCAATTGTGTTTAAGAGACACAAGATGAGCAAAATCATCACCACACCACCAAAAAACACAAGCTGATTAACTTGCTGTCACATCTCACTTCCTCTGCACTTCTGCTATGCTTCCCTCTAATGTGCTGGGCTGGAATTAATTGCTAATAGTAAAACCTCTCCCACAGCTACCTCCTACCTCCTGGCAGGGAGAAATGTGACACCTAAATGGGAAAGGCCAAAGGCAGTGGTATGAAACCAAATGGAGCTTGCTGTCAGAACAGGTTGCTGCAATCAGCCATACGCTGGAAAGGGGATCAGTGTGGCTTTGTGAAAAGTTTTTTTGCAAAAATACAAAGGAAATTTAAAATTAATCGGCAATGAATCTCAATAACATTACTTATTATAGGCCATCCTACACttgctttcaaaaattattgtttAATCTGACATGGCAAACATTAAAATATACTTTCTAAAATCATAATCAAGACAAAAATTGCACACCAAGCCCCTTCAAGAGATAATAAAATAAGCTGTCAGAAATAGATTTTAAAGAGTGCCCTAAAGGAGATACAGAGCAGCAGTAAAGTTTACCAAGCCCACAACTTAGTACCTCAGCAGCCGAAAACATAACACTAATAGTGGAAAAATACAGATCAGATAGTTGAAAGGCGAGTAAGTAGTTATGAAGAGGGAGAGTAAATAACCAGATCCTCAATTCTCTGTCTGATTCTAAAAAGAGTATCCCCCCAACTTGGCATTTGAGTTATAACTCCTATTGCCTATTatttttaatgtcagagaaacaatAGACTTCATATGAGAGCCAGGTATgtggtatttaaggcagaacaaAATAAAAGGAGGAGGAATAAATATACATTTCGGCTTTACTACCACGAGGGCAATACTGAAATGTGTGCATCTTTGATGTGATATTACCATGGACAGTATGCTAAATTCAGAAAGTACCTCATCTATTTTCAGATTATCTAGTATCTTGTTCTCTCATTCCATTGGTAAAACATAACCACAAAAGGCAAACTCATTGTCTTCCTCTGCCTGTACTATAGCCCTACTTGGAATAGTTTTGCATTATTCTCCCTGCTGCAGCTCAAACCCTTGACAGTATCTTTAATTTTTACCCCATATTCCCTTTTGCAACATTcctatttcaagttcaagtttaattgtcattcaaccatacagagcacataagatagcagtaaaatacagtcacataaaaaaatatagtccaagtccctgaatgtggcagcagtctgcagtcaaacacaacacATCTCGTTTTCTGCTCAGCAAACACTAgagcaccaactccagcacacACGCCATGCCACACTACCTCCACCACTCCGGTGGAGCAtaccaactccaacacctctctcctcAGCAGCTGCAGATAAGTGACACTgtagcttgaggcctagtccttgctaggCTGAAGCCATACAGCTCCCCCGCCGTTCGCCAATAAACCAGTGGActagacttgcagcattccacattaacaatgtccaacagggtctcattatcacaagaaaagcgactaagtcaatcactcactgttagactgcacacctacTTCGCGCACCCACTCCAACACCACTACACGATCTGCACCAAGAGAAGCTCCTCtagtttctccaccaatgagcaacttACTGATGGAGTAGACctacagtactttaagttcttaaagtccagcagggtcttgcaatcataaaaaaaatgTTTCCTTTATTCTGTTCCCTTTTAACATCTTCCTGGGGAagtacaaatacctggggatatgaattgacaataaactggactggtcaaagaacactgaggctgtctacaagaagggtcagccccgtctctatttcctgaggagactgaggtcctttaacatctgccggacaatgctgaggatgttctacgagtctctggtggccagtgctatcatgtttgctgttgtgtgttggggcagcaggctgagggtagcagacaccaacagaatcaacaaactcattcggaaggccagtgatgttgtggggatggaactggactctctgacagtggtgtctgaaaagaggatgctgtctaagttgcatgccatcttggtcaatgtctcccatccactacataatggactggttgggtacaggagtacattcagccagagactcattcctccgagatgcagcacagagcgtcataggaagtcattcctgcctgtggccatcaaactttacaactcctcccttggagggtcagacaccctgagccaataggctggtcctggacttacttcctggcataatttacacattactatttaactatttatggttctattactatttattacctatggtgcaactgtaacgaaaaccaatctcccccgggatcaataaagtatgactatgactatctactTATTTCCACTTTCCTTTTATTTTAATGTaatattttctgtattttatcaCTTACTGAAACACACATGGGAATCATTGAATGAAGTGAGTAGAATGAATTTTAATTCCCTTTCCTCAAATTTCTTCCTTGAAATCTGGAGCACAGAATACAAATCTTTTCTGTAACTGACAAACAAGTTCATGACAGCTTCTTGAGATTAATTCATCTGGATGGAATATGACTTTATCCTATCCCAACTATTTCATCTagaagatcagtcaacgttttcaCAAGTGTAACTCTGAACACATTGCTGACTCCACATCCATATTGTAATGAACTTTGAGTTATCAAGTTTTGAATGCAGCAGGTGGAAATTTAAAAGCCGTTAAGCAATAAAATTCTAACAATGATGAATTAACATGCTAAATACAAGGCAGATGAAGAGAATACTTACAAACTCATTTGTCCAAATTCATCTTGTAATGTCAACAATAGTTCAGATAGTACCTCATGGGAATTGGAAGATACAGTAGATCCAGAGGAACTTTCAGTCATTGAAATAGCCGttctacagactttttttttgacCATTGGCTGCTCACTGACCACTCGGTCATTGCACAAGATTTTGTTATGTTGCTTCAACAGATGCAACACATGCTGAACATTAGCACTGACTGAATGACTTGGACTAGTTGACTGAAAGACAAAAACGACATTAcgcttaaaaaaaagtttttaaaaagcttgGAAGCAAATGATTTTAAATTGATGTTTGTTCTTGACATTAGTAAGTAGCAGGTAAACATCCAAGCACACCATGCCTTAAAATACgtttaattttaaatattaaaaagctAAACCTATTTGAGCTCTTATCGATGATATGAAATACTTTTGGAACAAGCAAAAAACTTTTAATATGAAGGATACTGATTACAGTTACTATGCAGAATGAATGTGTTTACAAACCAATCCTAGATAACTAGCCAATACCAGCAATGGAAATAATCAATGAAGTGGTTGGGTAAAATCAATAGAAACAATATTATGACAGAAAACAATGGAAGACAATAATACAAAACTTGAACATGCAAAACTAGTGCAATTACTGGTACTCACTTTTCCTGCAACAAATGGAATATCACCCAGATTGAAGCGGTAATGGGGTTGTGCATGAGAATGGATTGTACAAGGCTTCTAAAAGACAGCAAAGAAAACCATATTAGACAGTCATATTGAATTCTGCTCATTGGTTATCCTCATGACCGTCAAGCACGACTATGAAAACTTAAAAATCATAATCATCTACTTTATAATCATAATCATCACAATCATTTACTTTAAACACCAGTAGCATATGGGTCAATTGTTAGCACTCTCCCCCAAGTCAGATGGACCTAAAGTCCAGGCATTATTTTAACTTAGAGCATTTGATCCTCAGGTTCATTAAATAGACCATAACACCTAGGAgcaaaacaggctatttggcccattgaggctTCTTTATCACAGCTAAGAAAAGATCACATCTAGCAACCCTCGCATTAAACCACAAACCTGTTTTAGAGCATTTTAAATGCTTTCAACCCAAATATTGATTACTGTCAGCAACAATTAAATTTACCTTCACTAGATGCTGTTTCTTGTTCTTTACTTTCTTTGCTCTTGGTTGTGTTGATGGTTCTACTGGTGATACTGCTTGTAACAAAATTCTGTTTCTTTCCAGGCCAGTCTGCAACTAGATACAAAGAAAAACTTTTAAATATAATTATATTGGTACCAAGTATAATGTAGACAAACAACTTTATATAGTATCCTATAATTTAACTGAATTGTAAAAATTCTTAAAATCTGCAGCTCCACTAATTAGTCATTCATCTCTATATTATCCTTGCAACATGTCGGTAACATCTTTAGCAGGTGCCTCATGGAAACCAATAAAATGCAGTCATTATCATTTTGACCACATCTTAATAGTACAAGTGTGAAATTTTATAACTATATCTACTTGAGCTATACCAAGCAAAGCAATTATAAATATTTTCCCAACAATTTTCAATAAGGTCGGAAAGAATATTTGagttgtataaaattatgaaatgctGATGGTTGAATAATGGTGGCTCTGATTTGCTTAAAAGCAGTGTATTAAACACTTGCACAAACCTGTGCAGCTTTATCCTGTATTAGTTTTCGTTGATGTTCTTCCTCTTGTAACTTTTGTTCcaattcacagatttttttctGGATAAAAGAACAAATTAGCTGTCAAATTATCATGACCACGGAAAGGCAAATTCTTAATCATAGTCTTACTATGGGTCATTTGATCTTCTACTCCTGTGGAGTTTGGTGGTGCTCTGAATGGCAGATTCTTTGGACTAATCCCATGGCATTTCTATTAATACTCCAATACACTTGAGATACATCTTCTCCAAGATGTTACAGTTGtataataaaatttaaacaacCTGATGAGTTGAAAGTAATTTTAGGAATCAGGCCTTGGTCAGACAAGAGGAAGCAGAGCAAACATCTCCTGGCAAGCcaaatagcaaaaattaatggattATCAATGTTATTGTACATGTAAATTCATTCTAAAAACATAACAGAAGAAAGGATTTCTGTTACAATGGCTCAGAAAACCATCTATGAGCACAGATTTTACATTGTTAACATTGTGAACCTTTATTCATATGTAGTCTCTCCATGGAATATATAGGGGATTTAATTAATGCTGAACTTGCTTCTCACCTCTTATTGAATTCCAGCTTCATTTCTAAGTATAATTTAATGTTGAATTAGATTCAATTCAGTTTCCAAGGACTCTTATCCCGATGACTTTTCAACCACGATATTCCTTTACACATGCAACAAGACTCCAGTAAAAACTAGTGGATACAATCAAATGTCCAACAAAAAAAAGAGGACTGTTGGTAAAATCCCATCTGGCCCAGAACATattggtgcaattctacactgtcATTAGAgaacatcctcacatcagccattacttcaccatttacatctcagacttcaactactgcacagagtcttggcatcttcagaagttttctgatgactctgccatagttggatgcatcagacgaggctgagtacagggctacggtaggaaactttgtcacatggtgtgagcagaattatctgcagcttaatgtgaaaaagactaaggagctggtggtggacctgaggagggctaaggcaccggtgacccctgtttccatccagggggtcagtgtggtcatggtggaggattacaaatacctggggatacgaattgacaataaactggactggtcaaagaacactgaggctgtctacaagaggggtcagagccgtctctatttcctgaggagactgaggtcctttaacatctgtcggacgatgctgaggatgttctacgagtctgtggttgccagtgcaatcatgtttgctgttgtgtgctggggcagcaggccgagggtagcagacaccaacagaatcaacaaactcattcggaaggccagcgatgttgtggggatggaactggactctcttacggtggtgtctgaaaagaggatgctgtctaagttgcatgccatctcggacaatgtctcccatccactacataatgtactggttgggcacgggagtacatccagctagagactcattccactgagatgcaacactgagcatcataggaagtcattcctgcctgtggccatcaaactttacaacttcttccttggagggtcagacaccctgagccaataggctggtcctagacttatttcctggcataatttacatattactatttaattatttatggttttattactatttaattatttatggtgcaactgtaacgaaaaccagtttccctcgggatcaataaagtatgactatgactctgactctctgGTTtagtgcagcatcctctcacaatataagaaaacaacatcaaactgtcaGCCCATCAATACAGGACTTGTATGCGTCcaagacaaagaagcaggcaggaaaaatcattgcagacactacaCACATCCAGCAAACCTTTTTCCCCCAAAAAATTacccttctggaaagcaccattgggctattaaaacaaaaactccaTGCCATCTTACAAGTGTCTTTtgcaggcagttaatctgatcaaccattccagttacATCCCACCCCCCATCTATAACCTCAGTCATTACACtaaacattttaaaccacttGTTAATAATGCTGATTACATTGCAAatatatgctggtatttatgcacattttattccatatctgtaccaagctctaactttttaaaaatataattcttTAATTGTTAAATGTTGTTGTTTTTACTGCATGTTGCACCAACACACTAAAACAAATCCCTGATATAGTGTATTTTGTTTAATTGGGCCACATTGGGACCAATACATGTTGACCCAATTAACTGttcaactgagtaacaaattatgtatttaaatgaaatacagaacaaatctgAGCACTGCCAATACctctacaatactataaaactgtgtaatgGTTCCTGATAGTTATTCACAGAAGTcgtgttcttttgactgactgtaagtaatcaaaatcagcacagacacgatgtagatgatggactgccttcacacaatgttgtcaatgattgcatcctccaaatcttcatttgcattgtaaaattcaagatgattctcaataccttcaaattcttcatagttcctaagtTGTTGATGTAATGAAATTGCTTCCTTTTCACTCCTAGctatttctagcatctccaagcttgaatgcttgaagcAGCAGTAAGCAAAACAGTCTGAATTGTCTTAGTGCTTATTGcctgccaactatcagtgacaaaaatcactgctttttgaacataaatatatgcaactgatgctattttaaaaaatgttcactctCACAGTGTAGTGTCtcatggccacacaagtgcacgcaactgacacaaattagaaactgttcagcaatacaggtgtcccccacttttcgaacgttcgctttacgaaacctcactgttacgaaagacctacattcgtaccctgttttcgctttcaggtgttttcactgttacgaaaaaaaagcagcgcgtgataaaaaatcagcgcgcgccccgagcagccgctctctcccGGATTCTcgtcggcattgcttaaacacatgcctgtgagcagccgtttgcaagatgagttctatggtatcagaaaagcctaaaagagctcgtaagggtgttacacttagcgtaaaactagacataattaagcgttttgatcgtggtgaacaaagtaaggacaacgtgagtttggcttgtggaagctgacgaacatgatgttgaagaggttttggcatcccatgaccaagaactgatagatgaagagctgatgcaattggaagaaaaaaggataacaatcgaaaccgaatgagtaatgataaagtacaactttaattttgaaagggtatgtcggtttaggggatatctgcaggatggtttgagtccttgcaaagaactgtgtgatagaaaaatgcgcgaggctcagcagtcaagcaagccttccacatcagccacagcagatgacgaacctcgacctttgacatcgaggcgggcagagatagaagatgacctgcctgctctaatggaaacagacgatgacgagatgacactccagtgtcccaccaccccaacccccaggccacggacagataccgattcgcggagaatgtaacggtagccgggaggcacacagcacatctttaagaaaaaagccgaaataaacatgctaattaattaggtgccgctgacacgtaattgtcagcccagatcagagacgatgcaatcggaaatcggcactgatctgggccgacaattacgtgccacacggcacctaattaattagcatgtttgttttggcttttttcaagatgtgctgtgtgcctcccggctaccaccgcacccctgcgtgctttgcggcaatgtatcgcttggcggcctggagggtgggggccactgcaccacccaaactccaactcagcctaacacattatcatcagtgtgctcggcgctgtcttcctgattctggtaagtgatactacactgtacatacattatttctactttatataggctgtgtattcttacgtgctatttggtatgatttggcagcttcataccttaaaggttactggagagcacttgcgccgtatttttgccaacagtgcttgagtgagattttcgctacggagaacagttcagtaatgattgtggaaaagtatttctactttatataggctatgtatttatcatatcattcctgcttttactatacgttactgttattttaggttttatgtgttatttgtcatgatttggtaggttatttttgggtctgcgaacgctcacaaaattttcccatataaatatatggtaattgcttcttcgcattacgacatttcggcttacgaactgtttcataggaacgctctaccttcggatggcgggggaaacctgtagtctcctgtcccaattaagtagcaTAGAATCACAAATAAATGAAGCAAATCAAATCCCTgccattttctcgattagtttttgttctttaagagttgccgaAATAAGCACTGTACGGCAGGggtcccaaactggggtccacggaccccttgctcaatggtaccggtccatggcgtaaaaagattgggaacccctggtatatggtgaataaagttgatcttttaTCCTTAAACTATCAGCATGAAGAATGGCAAGTGACACTCCCTTGCCGCCAAATGCAAAATCTGGGTAATTAGCATTTTTCTTTAAAAAGCACAGATTCAAGGCATAACAAGGATAGCATACATCATGCAAGACTGATATTTGCACTTAACTACCTAATAGCAAGGGCAGGAGTGTGGGAGCCTTGTCTATTAACTTGAAATTACTTGATACAGTAAAACTATGATAATTTAGCCTCCTCAGGACTCTGGTGGTGCTATTATTAGTGGACTATTACAGTTATTTCTATTAACAATGCTCTTAATTCACCTTTTTCTCTTTAAATGGTACATAATAATATGATAAAATCATTGAGTGGCCAGTAGAATACAAGTGTGCTAATGGGGCTGTAGCCAGCAGAAAGGGTGTATGTTGAACATCACCTGATGACCAGATGCCAAACCATCAGAACTTCCAAATGAGTGGATAACAGAGGTTTACTCAAGTATTACTCACCATATCACATGCTAGAATTATACCTTCCTTCTAAAATGACAAACAATTACGGTCACATGCCACTTGGAATGTTTTCAGTATCACTTTAATTATTTCCCTAAGGAAAtaaaatttttattttatcttattttatttagagatacagcacaacaGGTTCTTCTGCCCCAAcaagcccatgccacccaattatatccatgtgatcaattaacctactaacctgtatgtttttggagtgtgggaggaaaccagagcacctagaggaactAACACAGTCACacggagaacgcacaaactccttgcagatagtGACGGGAAGTAAACCTGGGTTACTGgggctgtaaagcgttgtgctaaccactacactgctgtgctgGCCCATTATAGAGAAAACATTTACCTCTGCTGCAGTCTGTGTTGCTGTAAGTTTGAGATACTCTCGTTCAATTAAGTCAAGTTTTTCAAGCTTTGATTGTAGATCTGTTTGGTCCATAGAGCCCTTCTTTTCTAAGGATGCCTGTTTTAACAAGAATGCAACAGATATTATTAGACTTATTCTATTTACACCAGTTGCTACTTCAAGGAATGAAGTTTTATGTATATGAACCTACAGAAAAGTGGATTATTTTATCCCATCCCTTGACAGGACCTGCATCTCAATTCTATCTTGGTGACATAATCCCAAATATTGCCTTATAACAAACTATCAGCTTTAAAATTTTTAACTAACATAGCATCAAAAATTTCCACAGCCAGGTTATCACCCAAAAACTGCACAGCTCTAATTTTAAAGTGGCTTTCCTTTGTTTTGATCAAACCTGGAGGATCAGTTCACCACCATCCAAACAGTTCCTTCTATAGTTTTAAATAATTTGATTTGATCTCTGTCTTTAATCAAGTCTATTTTATGCAACAACATTATACACTGTAAATGTAGTGAATCAGAAATATTTCCCCAAGGCCAATATATCCTGAGTTGTAGTGTTGAGAACCAAGTGCCTTACTTGAAACGGCATCTGAACAGTGCACTTTACATATTTAAGAACTTCCACCCTGTCATATCccataaatgtattttttttatacTTCAGAGATTTGTATTTAGAGGTCTAGGTATTCCTTAGGTCTTAACATAATCAGTTAAAAAAATTCTTAGGTCTATACTCCCAAGCTATTGTTCATGAAAGTGAAGCAACTCTAGTGCCTTAGATTGTAAAATTGGTACAATGAATTTCAATATACACATTGTTTCAAGACTATCACATAATAATATTGAACATTTTATTTCTTGAACCAAAGCATAAACAGAAAACCCAATCAACAATTATACACATTATGCAACAATTAGCCAAACAGAAGCAGACTGCCATGGCTGATAAAAATTGGAATCCTCAATTACAAAATCTTAAAAATTGGGGTCAACTTTTCTTGATTCTAGCATGAAAGCAATAATCAGTTCTTAAAATGATATGCAATGTGATTTGAAGTGGTGTATAGTAGAAACAGCTTTAAGATTTTGGATAAATGTTCTTTCAAGTTTAGATCTGCTTGACAACCTTATTAGCATTACCTGTTTCTGTAACATTACTCCTCGTTCCATTTCAGCATTATGAACCATTTTTCTCATGTACTCTAGCTGTTTTTCCAGAACGTTACAACGAGACTCAGCTGCTGACAATTGAATCGTCAATGCTGGAAATGAACcaaagcaaataataataatagaattaTGGCAATACTTTGCTTTGCTTCAAGGAAAGGCTTCTTTAACAAGTAGGTCATTCTCACAAACCCACTTtcaaacatcagaattgaactctgtaaACTGAACTCTGTACTATGTACTGAACTGAAGTAAAATTCCTTAATGTTTAGAAAGATGAAATTTCAGAATCCATGCCACTGCtaacaaaaattttaaaaacaaaatttagATAAAAGTCAATCAAATATCAGCAA
This region includes:
- the LOC134349469 gene encoding centrosomal protein of 57 kDa-like isoform X2, which produces MSDTLSMPSFAAYPMDKPFLNVDFSRSPEKPVIAYPESNSRAVLSALRNLQEKIRKLELERTQAEENLKRISKETAEYKKMLDKSQQRAGDTPTEVAQHNRALTIQLSAAESRCNVLEKQLEYMRKMVHNAEMERGVMLQKQASLEKKGSMDQTDLQSKLEKLDLIEREYLKLTATQTAAEKKICELEQKLQEEEHQRKLIQDKAAQLQTGLERNRILLQAVSPVEPSTQPRAKKVKNKKQHLVKKPCTIHSHAQPHYRFNLGDIPFVAGKSTSPSHSVSANVQHVLHLLKQHNKILCNDRVVSEQPMVKKKVCRTAISMTESSSGSTVSSNSHEVLSELLLTLQDEFGQMSFEHQELVKQIHEAKTNAMRDDLERELETLVKRMEAKGDQIAKVRKHQASLKKFQDTMRKKHSARGMTSQRKTRGVNEVQVTTTVTTKGKDASTIKVRPGNKTKGNLCLLRDMQTLQTTLRKDDVNWGY
- the LOC134349469 gene encoding centrosomal protein of 57 kDa-like isoform X1, with the translated sequence MAAVDRNRQHSLDGSFQVLPMSDTLSMPSFAAYPMDKPFLNVDFSRSPEKPVIAYPESNSRAVLSALRNLQEKIRKLELERTQAEENLKRISKETAEYKKMLDKSQQRAGDTPTEVAQHNRALTIQLSAAESRCNVLEKQLEYMRKMVHNAEMERGVMLQKQASLEKKGSMDQTDLQSKLEKLDLIEREYLKLTATQTAAEKKICELEQKLQEEEHQRKLIQDKAAQLQTGLERNRILLQAVSPVEPSTQPRAKKVKNKKQHLVKKPCTIHSHAQPHYRFNLGDIPFVAGKSTSPSHSVSANVQHVLHLLKQHNKILCNDRVVSEQPMVKKKVCRTAISMTESSSGSTVSSNSHEVLSELLLTLQDEFGQMSFEHQELVKQIHEAKTNAMRDDLERELETLVKRMEAKGDQIAKVRKHQASLKKFQDTMRKKHSARGMTSQRKTRGVNEVQVTTTVTTKGKDASTIKVRPGNKTKGNLCLLRDMQTLQTTLRKDDVNWGY